In one window of Paenarthrobacter nicotinovorans DNA:
- a CDS encoding M16 family metallopeptidase, with product MTVVPLPLEQTLPGGELIHGAEGGSVVRRSVLPGGVRVLTEAMPGQRSATIGFWVAVGSRDEAEGQHGSTHFLEHLLFKGTKRRTALEIASAFDEVGGESNAATAKESTCYFARVLDTDLPMAIDVIADMITGAVLDPAELEQERDVILEEIAMDSDDPTDVAHEKFVAAVLGDHPLARPIGGTPEAIKAVARDSVWEHYQRYYRPEELVITAAGGLDHDVVCGLVLDAFTAAGWKLDSDSAPVNRRGTGRAVITGTSGLHVVKRPVEQANIIMGCPTIVATDDRRFVMSVLNAVLGGGMSSRLFQEIREKRGLVYSTYSFTAAYADAGYFGMYAGCTPSKVRQVVELLGVELDKLAEDGITEDELRKAVGQLSGGIVLALEDTGSRMSRLGRAELVSGEFQDIDETLARIQAVTVEEVRDLARELAGAPRTITVVGPFEESETFGL from the coding sequence ATGACTGTCGTACCCTTGCCGTTGGAGCAAACACTTCCTGGCGGCGAATTGATCCATGGTGCCGAGGGCGGTTCCGTTGTCCGGCGTTCTGTTCTTCCTGGGGGCGTCCGCGTCCTGACCGAGGCGATGCCGGGCCAGCGATCGGCCACTATTGGATTCTGGGTGGCAGTCGGTTCCCGTGATGAGGCAGAAGGCCAGCACGGATCAACACACTTCCTTGAGCACCTGCTTTTCAAGGGCACCAAACGCCGCACTGCCTTGGAAATTGCCTCAGCGTTTGATGAAGTAGGCGGCGAGTCCAATGCTGCAACGGCAAAGGAAAGCACCTGCTACTTTGCCCGGGTACTGGACACCGATCTGCCCATGGCCATTGATGTCATCGCGGACATGATCACCGGAGCGGTCCTGGACCCTGCGGAGCTGGAACAGGAGCGCGACGTTATCCTCGAGGAAATCGCCATGGACAGCGATGACCCGACGGATGTGGCGCATGAGAAGTTTGTGGCCGCTGTCCTGGGTGACCACCCGTTGGCGCGCCCCATCGGCGGAACGCCCGAAGCCATCAAAGCCGTGGCCCGCGATTCCGTGTGGGAGCACTACCAGCGCTACTACCGGCCCGAAGAACTGGTCATCACCGCTGCAGGGGGACTGGACCACGACGTCGTCTGCGGGCTGGTCCTCGACGCCTTCACCGCCGCCGGGTGGAAGCTTGATTCCGACTCTGCTCCGGTGAACCGGCGGGGGACCGGCAGGGCAGTCATCACAGGGACGTCAGGGCTGCACGTGGTCAAGCGCCCCGTGGAACAGGCAAACATCATCATGGGCTGCCCCACGATCGTTGCCACCGATGACCGGCGCTTTGTCATGAGTGTTCTCAACGCCGTCCTCGGTGGAGGCATGTCCTCACGATTGTTCCAGGAGATCCGCGAAAAGCGCGGCTTGGTCTACTCGACGTACTCGTTCACTGCCGCCTACGCCGACGCCGGGTACTTCGGGATGTATGCCGGTTGCACGCCCTCCAAGGTCCGCCAGGTGGTGGAACTGCTGGGTGTGGAGCTGGACAAGCTGGCTGAGGATGGCATCACGGAGGACGAACTTCGGAAGGCTGTGGGCCAGCTCAGCGGCGGGATTGTTCTGGCGCTTGAGGATACAGGCTCCAGGATGTCCCGGTTGGGCCGGGCAGAGCTGGTGTCCGGCGAATTCCAGGACATCGACGAGACATTGGCCCGCATCCAGGCAGTCACCGTGGAAGAGGTCCGCGACCTTGCCCGCGAACTGGCCGGGGCTCCCCGCACCATCACCGTGGTTGGCCCCTTCGAGGAATCGGAAACCTTCGGTCTCTGA